The following proteins are co-located in the Myxococcus fulvus genome:
- a CDS encoding DUF6748 domain-containing protein → MNVRPLLLAALALGFAAGCSKPSASSSSAAGEPGTPAPGDTRPAAENAAPDNDRSGTPVAPPPSNANGGEAKAGESAVYIVTDSGIRCIAPPCPSYNAVLADKPGMDAIPVHELDLTAVTGGNEQQMESLMQQTTSGGLRIRATLETRAKAGPAGDATVLRASKVE, encoded by the coding sequence ATGAACGTCCGCCCGCTGTTGCTCGCCGCCCTCGCGCTGGGCTTCGCCGCTGGATGCAGCAAGCCGTCCGCCTCCTCGTCGTCGGCCGCGGGCGAGCCCGGTACGCCCGCCCCGGGCGACACCCGCCCGGCCGCGGAGAACGCCGCCCCCGACAATGACCGCAGCGGCACCCCCGTCGCCCCGCCCCCCTCCAACGCCAACGGCGGCGAGGCCAAGGCGGGTGAGAGCGCCGTCTACATCGTCACGGACAGCGGCATCCGGTGCATCGCCCCGCCCTGCCCCTCGTACAACGCGGTGCTGGCGGACAAGCCGGGCATGGACGCGATTCCCGTCCACGAGCTGGACCTGACGGCGGTGACGGGCGGCAACGAGCAGCAGATGGAGTCGCTCATGCAGCAGACCACCAGCGGCGGACTGCGCATCCGCGCCACGCTGGAGACGCGCGCCAAGGCGGGCCCGGCGGGCGACGCCACGGTGCTGCGCGCCAGCAAGGTGGAGTAG
- a CDS encoding RNA polymerase sigma factor produces the protein MSIDVEAYYRRYGPQVLRRCRFLLRDEEKAVDAMHDVFVQLLRYQGALKDAAPSSLLHRISTTVCLNRLRGARRRPEDREDELVLQIASADDTESRASARGMLDRLFGRVPASSRDIAVLHLVDGMTLEETAREVGLSVSGVRKRLRALTSVLQELELEAA, from the coding sequence GTGTCTATCGATGTGGAGGCCTACTACCGCCGCTACGGCCCCCAGGTGCTCCGGCGCTGCCGCTTCCTCCTGCGTGACGAGGAGAAGGCCGTGGACGCCATGCACGACGTGTTCGTGCAGCTCTTGCGCTATCAGGGGGCGCTGAAGGACGCGGCTCCCTCCAGCCTGCTGCACCGCATCTCCACCACCGTGTGCCTCAACCGCCTGCGCGGCGCCCGGCGTCGCCCGGAGGACCGCGAGGATGAGCTGGTGCTGCAGATCGCCTCCGCGGACGACACCGAGTCGCGGGCGAGCGCGCGGGGCATGTTGGACCGGCTGTTCGGCCGGGTGCCCGCGTCCAGCCGCGACATCGCGGTGCTGCACCTGGTGGATGGGATGACGTTGGAGGAGACGGCGCGCGAGGTGGGCCTGTCCGTGTCCGGTGTGCGCAAGCGCCTGCGCGCGCTGACGTCCGTGTTGCAGGAGCTCGAGCTGGAGGCCGCATGA
- a CDS encoding ActD-like protein: protein MTSPQRTPDWLLERILLGELPPDELAAARARLESEPEGLARLAALEADTRATLERLPAERVAREVDARFRRDAERRAARPAWLTPAMGLVPVLAALALFMVVKPASQPSAGVDAPVAGWDTETTRSKGLKPKLEVHRQRGQADESLQDGARAAPGDVVQLAYVAAGQAHGVILSVDGRGAVTLHAPEHGARAAALSPSGTQRLPGAYELDDAPGFERFFLVTSDAPFEVEPVVEAARRLGASAGADTASLMLPEGLTQVSFTLQKKE from the coding sequence ATGACTTCCCCCCAACGCACCCCGGACTGGCTGCTGGAGCGAATCCTGCTGGGTGAGCTTCCCCCCGACGAGCTGGCCGCCGCGCGCGCCCGGCTGGAGTCGGAGCCGGAGGGCCTGGCGCGCCTGGCCGCGCTGGAGGCCGACACGCGCGCCACCCTGGAGCGGCTGCCCGCCGAGCGCGTGGCCCGCGAGGTGGATGCGCGATTTCGCCGGGACGCCGAGCGTCGTGCGGCTCGTCCCGCGTGGCTGACGCCCGCGATGGGGCTGGTGCCCGTGCTCGCGGCGCTCGCGCTGTTCATGGTGGTGAAGCCCGCGTCCCAGCCCTCGGCCGGCGTGGACGCGCCGGTGGCGGGGTGGGACACGGAGACCACGCGCTCCAAGGGCCTGAAGCCGAAGCTGGAGGTGCACCGTCAGCGAGGGCAGGCGGACGAGTCGCTCCAGGACGGCGCGCGCGCGGCGCCGGGAGACGTGGTGCAGCTGGCGTACGTGGCGGCGGGTCAGGCGCACGGCGTCATCCTCTCCGTGGACGGGCGGGGCGCCGTCACGCTGCACGCGCCCGAGCACGGGGCCCGGGCCGCGGCGTTGTCCCCCTCCGGCACACAGCGGCTGCCCGGGGCCTACGAGCTGGATGACGCGCCGGGCTTCGAGCGCTTCTTCCTCGTCACGTCGGACGCGCCCTTCGAGGTGGAGCCCGTGGTGGAGGCGGCCCGGCGGCTCGGGGCGTCGGCCGGGGCCGACACCGCGTCGCTCATGTTGCCCGAGGGCTTGACGCAGGTGTCCTTCACACTTCAAAAGAAGGAGTGA
- the dnaN gene encoding DNA polymerase III subunit beta has translation MEFRIAADELKKALYRAQGIVERKTTMPILANVLVNATKGGITVTAFDLDIGIVSEHPAEVIKTGAVTLSAKYVFDIVQNLPDAQVTLKKLANNYVDIASGSAHFKIVGMAAEEYPKLPKEENAPLVQVGGNTLLEMIKKTQFAISSDETRYILNGVFFEPQASGKVRMVATDGHRLSLIERELTGDFKLKSGVIIPRKGLMELKRLLDEAPDAECHLGFAENSALFKKPGLTMVMRLIDGQFPEYQRVIPKEGEKVVLVPKVRLLEGLKRIALLSADKSNAVRIGLAENKLIITASNPDLGEARDEVELAYQGKDITVGFNARYLMDVLAVTDTDEVSFELGDEHSPGVLHAPGDRTFTAVVMPMRV, from the coding sequence ATGGAATTCCGCATCGCCGCCGACGAGCTGAAGAAGGCCCTCTACCGCGCCCAGGGCATCGTGGAGCGCAAGACGACGATGCCCATCCTGGCCAACGTGCTCGTCAACGCGACGAAGGGCGGCATCACCGTCACCGCGTTCGACCTGGACATCGGCATCGTGTCCGAGCACCCCGCCGAGGTCATCAAGACGGGCGCCGTCACGCTGAGCGCCAAGTACGTCTTCGACATCGTGCAGAACCTGCCGGACGCGCAGGTGACGCTCAAGAAGCTGGCGAACAACTACGTGGACATCGCCAGCGGCTCGGCCCACTTCAAGATTGTCGGCATGGCGGCGGAGGAGTACCCGAAGCTGCCCAAGGAGGAGAACGCCCCGCTGGTGCAGGTGGGCGGCAACACCCTCCTGGAGATGATCAAGAAGACCCAGTTCGCCATCTCCAGCGACGAGACGCGCTACATCCTCAACGGCGTCTTCTTCGAGCCGCAGGCCAGCGGCAAGGTCCGCATGGTGGCCACGGACGGTCACCGGCTGTCGCTCATCGAGCGGGAGCTGACGGGGGACTTCAAGCTGAAGAGCGGCGTCATCATCCCGCGCAAGGGGTTGATGGAGTTGAAGCGCCTGTTGGACGAGGCGCCGGACGCGGAGTGCCACCTGGGGTTCGCGGAGAACTCGGCGCTCTTCAAGAAGCCGGGCCTGACGATGGTGATGCGGCTCATCGACGGGCAGTTCCCGGAGTACCAGCGGGTGATTCCGAAGGAGGGGGAGAAGGTCGTCCTCGTTCCCAAGGTGCGGCTCTTGGAGGGGCTCAAGCGCATCGCGCTGTTGTCCGCGGACAAGAGCAACGCGGTGCGAATCGGGCTGGCGGAGAACAAGCTCATCATCACCGCGAGCAACCCGGACCTGGGCGAGGCGCGCGACGAGGTGGAGCTGGCGTACCAGGGCAAGGACATCACGGTGGGCTTCAACGCGCGCTACCTGATGGACGTGCTCGCGGTGACGGACACGGACGAGGTGAGCTTCGAGCTGGGTGACGAGCACAGCCCGGGCGTGCTGCACGCGCCGGGGGACCGCACGTTCACCGCGGTGGTCATGCCGATGCGCGTCTGA
- a CDS encoding cobalamin B12-binding domain-containing protein, with amino-acid sequence MTEDALSQLRTRYLAAQLAGNRKEALRLLVDDGLLRGIPLQIIHLEVIQQAQYEIGRMWQENIISVAQEHLATAVSQLALAHLYRHLPRDPPNGKVVMVSCVEGELHEVGARMASDFLEMAGFEVRFLGANVPAEHLARMLREETPHLLALSVTMSYHLPALRRAVEAAREVAPHLPIAVGGHAFRWAPGLEKELHVTFHGKDARELVSSACRALGV; translated from the coding sequence GTGACCGAAGACGCCCTCTCCCAGCTCAGGACGCGCTACCTGGCGGCGCAGCTCGCGGGCAACCGGAAGGAAGCCCTGCGACTGCTGGTGGATGATGGGCTCCTGCGGGGCATCCCCCTGCAGATCATCCACCTGGAGGTCATCCAGCAGGCCCAGTACGAGATTGGCCGCATGTGGCAGGAGAACATCATCTCCGTGGCCCAGGAGCACCTGGCCACCGCCGTGTCCCAGCTCGCCCTGGCCCACCTCTACCGCCACCTGCCTCGCGACCCGCCCAACGGCAAGGTCGTCATGGTGTCGTGCGTGGAGGGGGAGCTGCACGAGGTCGGCGCGCGCATGGCCAGTGACTTCCTGGAGATGGCGGGCTTCGAGGTGCGCTTCCTGGGCGCCAACGTCCCCGCCGAGCACCTGGCGCGCATGCTGCGCGAGGAGACGCCGCACCTGCTCGCCCTGTCCGTGACGATGTCGTACCACCTGCCCGCGCTGCGCCGCGCGGTGGAAGCCGCCAGAGAAGTCGCCCCCCACCTACCCATCGCCGTCGGCGGACACGCCTTCCGATGGGCCCCCGGCCTGGAGAAGGAGCTGCACGTGACCTTCCACGGCAAGGACGCGCGCGAGCTCGTCTCGTCCGCCTGCCGCGCGCTGGGAGTTTGA